In one Corythoichthys intestinalis isolate RoL2023-P3 chromosome 16, ASM3026506v1, whole genome shotgun sequence genomic region, the following are encoded:
- the LOC130904900 gene encoding ADP-ribosylation factor-like protein 4D — MGNQFTDIGPNATFLPNLRSSHIVVIGLDNAGKTSLLYRLKLREFVETIPTKGFNMEHIKVSVEHSNTFHFQVWDVGGQEKLRPLWKSYTRRTDGLVFVVDAAEAERMEEAKVELHRISRSAENQGMPVLVLANKQDLDSAMSASEVEKVLSLQEMSSSTLYHTQGCSALDGQGLQLGLEKLYEMILKRKKILRQSKKKK; from the exons ATGGGCAACCAGTTTACAGACATTGGTCCCAACGCCACATTCCTCCCCAACCTCCGGTCCTCACACATTGTTGTGATAGGTTTGGACAATGCTGGGAAAACCTCACTCCTCTACAGACTCAAGCTGCGGGAATTTGTTGAGACAATCCCCACGAAAGGATTCAACATGGAACACATTAAAGTGTCCGTGGAGCACTCCAATACCTTTCATTTCCAGGTATGGGATGTTGGCGGTCAGGAGAAATTGAGGCCTCTCTGGAAGTCGTACACTCGGAGGACCGACGGCCTGGTGTTTGTGGTGGATGCAGCCGAGGCCGAGCGAATGGAGGAAGCTAAGGTGGAGCTTCACAGGATCAGTCGGTCTGCTGAGAATCAAGGGATGCCTGTGTTGGTTCTGGCCAACAAGCAGGATCTGGACTCAGCCATGTCAGCTTCAGAG GTGGAGAAAGTTCTCTCTCTTCAGGAAATGAGCTCTTCCACGCTATACCACACACAAGGCTGCTCAGCGCTGGATGGTCAGGGACTTCAATTGGGCCTAGAGAAACTCTATGAAATGATTCTGAAGCGGAAGAAGATACTTCGACAGAGCAAAAAGAAGAAATGA